In Scyliorhinus torazame isolate Kashiwa2021f chromosome 9, sScyTor2.1, whole genome shotgun sequence, a single window of DNA contains:
- the tmem174 gene encoding transmembrane protein 174 isoform X4 has product MQMEQRSSNVDDFPVNVFSVTPCQPGAPGVQVSDGDKAGATLLFSGVFLVLVGITFTIMGWIKYYGTTYLEWTQLLGPILLSVGVTFVLIAVCKFRMLTCKTCKQINESTLETEQTPCGQSFVFTGINQPITFHGATVVQYIPPPYASPAQDGIAMNTTCLPSLNNSQCTNPPNGATGTTPCPPQYYTIYPLDSTTFTGDENCPPYQGPENEIIRIRRPIICKSARKWEKALLTIGSRLQLRRGPCSSRVRLRRAQWQRWSSAGGKQEVYLRGLAFTLADGSGTCSSPEAHEEP; this is encoded by the exons ATGCAAATGGAGCAGCGGAGCAGCAACGTGGACGATTTCCCTGTCAATGTATTTTCTGTGACTCCCTGTCAGCCGGGAGCCCCTGGGGTCCAGGTGTCAGATGGTGACAAGGCTGGGGCCACCTTGCTATTCTCTGGTGTCTTTTTGGTTCTGGTGGGCATAACTTTCACAATAATGGGCTGGATTAAATATTACGGTACTACTTATTTAGAATGGACACAGTTACTAGGACCCATTCTACTTTCCGTGGGAGTCACTTTTGTTCTGATTGCTGTTTGCAAGTTCCGAATGTTAACTTGTAAAACTTGCAAGCAAATTAACGAGAGTACATTGGAGACCGAGCAGACTCCCTGTGGACAATCATTTGTTTTTACTGGGATTAATCAACCTATAACTTTCCATGGAGCTACTGTTGTACAGTATATTCCTCCTCCATACGCATCTCCTGCCCAGGATGGCATTGCCATGAACACCACCTGCTTGCCATCACTGAACAACTCCCAATGCACTAATCCACCAAATGGTGCTACAGGGACAACACCATGCCCTCCCCAGTACTATACCATCTACCCTCTGGACAGCACAACTTTTACAGGAGATGAGAATTGCCCACCTTACCAAGGACCAGAGAACGAAATAATCAG gataagACGACCCATAATATGCAAGAGCGCCAGAAAATGGGAGAAGGCATTGCTGACTATTGGGTCCAGACTCCAGTTGAGGAGAGGGCCATGCAGCTCACGAGTGAGGCTGAGGAGAGCGCAATGGCAGCGATGGAGTTCGGCAGGCGGCAAACAA gaagtctacctccggggtctcgctttcaccttggctgatggctccgggacctgttcttctccggaggcacacgaggagccataa
- the tmem174 gene encoding transmembrane protein 174 isoform X3, giving the protein MQLSYGTDWAMQMEQRSSNVDDFPVNVFSVTPCQPGAPGVQVSDGDKAGATLLFSGVFLVLVGITFTIMGWIKYYGTTYLEWTQLLGPILLSVGVTFVLIAVCKFRMLTCKTCKQINESTLETEQTPCGQSFVFTGINQPITFHGATVVQYIPPPYASPAQDGIAMNTTCLPSLNNSQCTNPPNGATGTTPCPPQYYTIYPLDSTTFTGDENCPPYQGPENEIIRIRRPIICKSARKWEKALLTIGSRLQLRRGPCSSRVRLRRAQWQRWSSAGGKQDRGKPR; this is encoded by the exons ATGCAG CTATCATACGGCACTGACTGGGCAATGCAAATGGAGCAGCGGAGCAGCAACGTGGACGATTTCCCTGTCAATGTATTTTCTGTGACTCCCTGTCAGCCGGGAGCCCCTGGGGTCCAGGTGTCAGATGGTGACAAGGCTGGGGCCACCTTGCTATTCTCTGGTGTCTTTTTGGTTCTGGTGGGCATAACTTTCACAATAATGGGCTGGATTAAATATTACGGTACTACTTATTTAGAATGGACACAGTTACTAGGACCCATTCTACTTTCCGTGGGAGTCACTTTTGTTCTGATTGCTGTTTGCAAGTTCCGAATGTTAACTTGTAAAACTTGCAAGCAAATTAACGAGAGTACATTGGAGACCGAGCAGACTCCCTGTGGACAATCATTTGTTTTTACTGGGATTAATCAACCTATAACTTTCCATGGAGCTACTGTTGTACAGTATATTCCTCCTCCATACGCATCTCCTGCCCAGGATGGCATTGCCATGAACACCACCTGCTTGCCATCACTGAACAACTCCCAATGCACTAATCCACCAAATGGTGCTACAGGGACAACACCATGCCCTCCCCAGTACTATACCATCTACCCTCTGGACAGCACAACTTTTACAGGAGATGAGAATTGCCCACCTTACCAAGGACCAGAGAACGAAATAATCAG gataagACGACCCATAATATGCAAGAGCGCCAGAAAATGGGAGAAGGCATTGCTGACTATTGGGTCCAGACTCCAGTTGAGGAGAGGGCCATGCAGCTCACGAGTGAGGCTGAGGAGAGCGCAATGGCAGCGATGGAGTTCGGCAGGCGGCAAACAA GACAGAGGAAAACCAAGATGA
- the tmem174 gene encoding transmembrane protein 174 isoform X2, whose amino-acid sequence MQMEQRSSNVDDFPVNVFSVTPCQPGAPGVQVSDGDKAGATLLFSGVFLVLVGITFTIMGWIKYYGTTYLEWTQLLGPILLSVGVTFVLIAVCKFRMLTCKTCKQINESTLETEQTPCGQSFVFTGINQPITFHGATVVQYIPPPYASPAQDGIAMNTTCLPSLNNSQCTNPPNGATGTTPCPPQYYTIYPLDSTTFTGDENCPPYQGPENEIIRIRRPIICKSARKWEKALLTIGSRLQLRRGPCSSRVRLRRAQWQRWSSAGGKQVRVRCNANVPVARQRKTKMNQKPR is encoded by the exons ATGCAAATGGAGCAGCGGAGCAGCAACGTGGACGATTTCCCTGTCAATGTATTTTCTGTGACTCCCTGTCAGCCGGGAGCCCCTGGGGTCCAGGTGTCAGATGGTGACAAGGCTGGGGCCACCTTGCTATTCTCTGGTGTCTTTTTGGTTCTGGTGGGCATAACTTTCACAATAATGGGCTGGATTAAATATTACGGTACTACTTATTTAGAATGGACACAGTTACTAGGACCCATTCTACTTTCCGTGGGAGTCACTTTTGTTCTGATTGCTGTTTGCAAGTTCCGAATGTTAACTTGTAAAACTTGCAAGCAAATTAACGAGAGTACATTGGAGACCGAGCAGACTCCCTGTGGACAATCATTTGTTTTTACTGGGATTAATCAACCTATAACTTTCCATGGAGCTACTGTTGTACAGTATATTCCTCCTCCATACGCATCTCCTGCCCAGGATGGCATTGCCATGAACACCACCTGCTTGCCATCACTGAACAACTCCCAATGCACTAATCCACCAAATGGTGCTACAGGGACAACACCATGCCCTCCCCAGTACTATACCATCTACCCTCTGGACAGCACAACTTTTACAGGAGATGAGAATTGCCCACCTTACCAAGGACCAGAGAACGAAATAATCAG gataagACGACCCATAATATGCAAGAGCGCCAGAAAATGGGAGAAGGCATTGCTGACTATTGGGTCCAGACTCCAGTTGAGGAGAGGGCCATGCAGCTCACGAGTGAGGCTGAGGAGAGCGCAATGGCAGCGATGGAGTTCGGCAGGCGGCAAACAAGTGAGAGTCCGATGCAACGCTAATGTCCCTGTAGCAA GACAGAGGAAAACCAAGATGAATCAGAAGCCACGTTAA
- the tmem174 gene encoding transmembrane protein 174 isoform X1 produces the protein MQLSYGTDWAMQMEQRSSNVDDFPVNVFSVTPCQPGAPGVQVSDGDKAGATLLFSGVFLVLVGITFTIMGWIKYYGTTYLEWTQLLGPILLSVGVTFVLIAVCKFRMLTCKTCKQINESTLETEQTPCGQSFVFTGINQPITFHGATVVQYIPPPYASPAQDGIAMNTTCLPSLNNSQCTNPPNGATGTTPCPPQYYTIYPLDSTTFTGDENCPPYQGPENEIIRIRRPIICKSARKWEKALLTIGSRLQLRRGPCSSRVRLRRAQWQRWSSAGGKQEVYLRGLAFTLADGSGTCSSPEAHEEP, from the exons ATGCAG CTATCATACGGCACTGACTGGGCAATGCAAATGGAGCAGCGGAGCAGCAACGTGGACGATTTCCCTGTCAATGTATTTTCTGTGACTCCCTGTCAGCCGGGAGCCCCTGGGGTCCAGGTGTCAGATGGTGACAAGGCTGGGGCCACCTTGCTATTCTCTGGTGTCTTTTTGGTTCTGGTGGGCATAACTTTCACAATAATGGGCTGGATTAAATATTACGGTACTACTTATTTAGAATGGACACAGTTACTAGGACCCATTCTACTTTCCGTGGGAGTCACTTTTGTTCTGATTGCTGTTTGCAAGTTCCGAATGTTAACTTGTAAAACTTGCAAGCAAATTAACGAGAGTACATTGGAGACCGAGCAGACTCCCTGTGGACAATCATTTGTTTTTACTGGGATTAATCAACCTATAACTTTCCATGGAGCTACTGTTGTACAGTATATTCCTCCTCCATACGCATCTCCTGCCCAGGATGGCATTGCCATGAACACCACCTGCTTGCCATCACTGAACAACTCCCAATGCACTAATCCACCAAATGGTGCTACAGGGACAACACCATGCCCTCCCCAGTACTATACCATCTACCCTCTGGACAGCACAACTTTTACAGGAGATGAGAATTGCCCACCTTACCAAGGACCAGAGAACGAAATAATCAG gataagACGACCCATAATATGCAAGAGCGCCAGAAAATGGGAGAAGGCATTGCTGACTATTGGGTCCAGACTCCAGTTGAGGAGAGGGCCATGCAGCTCACGAGTGAGGCTGAGGAGAGCGCAATGGCAGCGATGGAGTTCGGCAGGCGGCAAACAA gaagtctacctccggggtctcgctttcaccttggctgatggctccgggacctgttcttctccggaggcacacgaggagccataa
- the tmem174 gene encoding transmembrane protein 174 isoform X5: protein MQMEQRSSNVDDFPVNVFSVTPCQPGAPGVQVSDGDKAGATLLFSGVFLVLVGITFTIMGWIKYYGTTYLEWTQLLGPILLSVGVTFVLIAVCKFRMLTCKTCKQINESTLETEQTPCGQSFVFTGINQPITFHGATVVQYIPPPYASPAQDGIAMNTTCLPSLNNSQCTNPPNGATGTTPCPPQYYTIYPLDSTTFTGDENCPPYQGPENEIIRTEENQDESEATLTVDEVPDSIPPPSYDEIFPIASEDTTEY from the exons ATGCAAATGGAGCAGCGGAGCAGCAACGTGGACGATTTCCCTGTCAATGTATTTTCTGTGACTCCCTGTCAGCCGGGAGCCCCTGGGGTCCAGGTGTCAGATGGTGACAAGGCTGGGGCCACCTTGCTATTCTCTGGTGTCTTTTTGGTTCTGGTGGGCATAACTTTCACAATAATGGGCTGGATTAAATATTACGGTACTACTTATTTAGAATGGACACAGTTACTAGGACCCATTCTACTTTCCGTGGGAGTCACTTTTGTTCTGATTGCTGTTTGCAAGTTCCGAATGTTAACTTGTAAAACTTGCAAGCAAATTAACGAGAGTACATTGGAGACCGAGCAGACTCCCTGTGGACAATCATTTGTTTTTACTGGGATTAATCAACCTATAACTTTCCATGGAGCTACTGTTGTACAGTATATTCCTCCTCCATACGCATCTCCTGCCCAGGATGGCATTGCCATGAACACCACCTGCTTGCCATCACTGAACAACTCCCAATGCACTAATCCACCAAATGGTGCTACAGGGACAACACCATGCCCTCCCCAGTACTATACCATCTACCCTCTGGACAGCACAACTTTTACAGGAGATGAGAATTGCCCACCTTACCAAGGACCAGAGAACGAAATAATCAG GACAGAGGAAAACCAAGATGAATCAGAAGCCACGTTAACGGTTGATGAAGTTCCCGATAGCATTCCGCCACCTTCATATGATGAGATCTTTCCCATAGCGAGTGAGGACACTACAGAATATTAA